The following coding sequences are from one Lentimicrobiaceae bacterium window:
- the yidD gene encoding membrane protein insertion efficiency factor YidD has translation MKRVISKILIALIRFYQIAISPYLPPSCRYQPTCSTYSIEAIKKHGPIKGSWLAIKRILSCNPWGGSGYDPVP, from the coding sequence ATGAAGAGAGTAATATCTAAAATACTAATAGCTTTGATACGTTTTTACCAAATTGCAATATCGCCGTACCTTCCTCCTTCGTGCAGATACCAACCTACATGCTCAACATACAGCATTGAAGCAATAAAAAAACACGGACCAATAAAAGGTTCGTGGTTGGCAATAAAGCGTATTTTGTCATGCAACCCGTGGGGCGGTAGTGGATATGACCCTGTTCCTTAA
- a CDS encoding uroporphyrinogen-III synthase: protein MAQKILISQPKPNELNITPYKELETKYGVSFDFVRFFKNESVSVREFRNSKTYINDYTAVVFNSRHAVDNFFNLAKEVRVQVKESMKYFCLSEAIANYLQKYIQYRKRKIFFTNQCTNELIELIKKNNTENYLLPCSEVTNNEISNALEEAGIKFRQTTMYRTVSEKLDDIDITKYDIIVLYSPKGITALFDNWKDYKQNKQTIATFGDSTKQYARERGLKVGISAPTSKFFSMTAALDDYLNKKNKI from the coding sequence ATGGCACAAAAAATACTAATATCGCAACCCAAACCTAACGAGTTAAATATAACTCCATACAAAGAATTGGAAACCAAATACGGCGTTAGCTTTGATTTTGTACGATTTTTTAAAAACGAAAGCGTTTCGGTAAGAGAGTTCAGAAACAGCAAAACGTACATAAACGATTACACTGCTGTTGTTTTTAACAGTCGCCATGCTGTTGACAACTTCTTTAATTTGGCAAAAGAAGTCAGAGTTCAGGTAAAAGAATCGATGAAGTATTTTTGCCTTTCAGAAGCTATTGCGAACTATCTTCAAAAATATATACAATACAGGAAAAGGAAAATATTTTTCACAAACCAGTGTACAAACGAGCTGATTGAGCTTATTAAAAAGAATAACACCGAAAATTATTTACTTCCTTGTTCGGAAGTAACAAACAACGAAATAAGCAACGCTTTGGAAGAAGCCGGTATTAAGTTTCGTCAAACAACAATGTACCGTACTGTTTCGGAAAAGTTAGACGATATTGACATTACCAAGTACGACATTATTGTATTGTACAGCCCGAAGGGAATAACCGCTTTGTTTGATAATTGGAAAGATTACAAACAAAACAAACAAACCATTGCCACATTCGGCGATTCGACTAAGCAATACGCCAGAGAACGCGGACTTAAAGTAGGAATATCGGCACCAACATCAAAATTCTTTTCAATGACCGCCGCTTTAGACGATTACTTGAATAAAAAGAACAAAATATAA
- the rnpA gene encoding ribonuclease P protein component produces the protein MSEINTDNSFSKNERICSALQISELFSKGKCITKKPIKLIYLQKPSVDNDATVKVLISVPKKKLHKAVDRNRVKRLIRECYRLNKSKLHQKIDCNCQVLLAFIYTENQVYKYAAIYDAINDLFNRLPIKHEESNI, from the coding sequence TTGTCAGAAATAAACACCGATAATTCGTTTTCGAAAAATGAAAGAATTTGCTCGGCTTTACAAATATCCGAACTTTTTAGTAAGGGAAAGTGTATTACCAAAAAGCCTATAAAACTTATATACCTGCAAAAACCTTCTGTCGACAACGATGCTACTGTTAAAGTGTTGATTTCCGTCCCCAAAAAAAAACTGCACAAAGCCGTCGACCGCAATCGTGTCAAGCGGTTGATAAGAGAATGTTACCGACTTAACAAAAGCAAATTGCACCAAAAAATTGATTGCAATTGCCAGGTGCTTTTGGCTTTTATTTACACCGAAAATCAGGTTTACAAATATGCTGCAATTTATGACGCAATAAATGATTTGTTTAATCGTTTACCAATAAAACATGAAGAGAGTAATATCTAA
- the lepA gene encoding translation elongation factor 4, whose amino-acid sequence MKNIRNFCIIAHIDHGKSTLADRLLEATDTLNLRQQQDQVLDSMDLERERGITIKSHAIRMDYNYGGENYVLNLIDTPGHVDFSYEVSRAIAACEGALLIVDATQGIQAQTISNLYLALEQDLEIIPVINKIDMDAAMPDEVEDQIVDLLGCKPEEVIRASAKIGFGIEDILSAIINRIPAPKGDADAPLQALIFDSLFNPYRGVIAYFRIFNGTLKKGDHVKFMATDRDYTADEIGILKLASEPVDELNAGDVGYIISGIKTAKEIKVGDTITHVEDGCHKPIEGFSNVKPMVFAGLYPVDSEDYEDLRASIEKLQLNDASLTFEPESSVALGFGFRCGFLGLLHMEIVQERLDREFDMDIINTVPNVMYKVITTKGEVLEVHNPSGMPDVSTIHHVEEPYIHAQIITKSEYQGSIMKLCLDKRGTMKNQVYLTQDRVELTFDIPLGEIVFDFYDKLKSISKGYASFDYHISDYKLSNLIKLDILLNGDPVDALSTLIHRDNAYTFGRRVCEKLKELIPRQQYEIAIQAAIGSKIIARETIKPLRKDVTAKCYGGDISRKRKLLEKQKKGKKRMRQIGNIEVPQSAFLAVLKLD is encoded by the coding sequence ATGAAAAATATTCGAAATTTTTGCATAATAGCTCATATAGACCATGGTAAAAGTACTTTGGCTGATAGGTTATTGGAAGCTACCGACACGTTAAATCTCAGACAGCAGCAAGATCAAGTTCTTGATAGTATGGATTTGGAAAGAGAGCGCGGTATTACAATAAAAAGTCATGCCATACGTATGGATTACAATTATGGTGGCGAAAATTATGTATTAAACTTAATTGACACGCCCGGGCACGTCGACTTTTCTTACGAAGTTTCTCGTGCAATAGCTGCCTGCGAAGGTGCGTTGCTTATTGTTGATGCAACACAAGGCATTCAGGCTCAAACCATATCGAACTTGTACTTAGCTTTGGAACAAGACTTGGAAATTATTCCTGTCATCAATAAAATTGATATGGACGCGGCTATGCCCGACGAAGTTGAAGACCAAATTGTGGATTTGCTTGGTTGTAAGCCCGAAGAAGTTATTAGAGCAAGTGCAAAAATAGGCTTTGGAATAGAAGATATTTTATCTGCCATTATTAATAGGATTCCTGCACCTAAAGGCGATGCAGATGCACCGCTACAAGCTCTTATTTTCGACTCTTTGTTCAATCCGTACAGGGGTGTTATTGCTTACTTCAGAATTTTTAACGGAACTCTTAAAAAAGGCGACCACGTTAAATTTATGGCTACCGACAGAGATTATACGGCTGACGAAATTGGAATTTTGAAACTTGCGTCGGAGCCTGTCGATGAGCTTAATGCGGGAGACGTTGGATACATTATTTCGGGAATAAAAACTGCCAAAGAAATTAAAGTCGGCGATACTATTACTCATGTTGAAGATGGTTGCCATAAACCCATAGAAGGCTTTAGCAACGTTAAGCCTATGGTTTTTGCCGGATTGTATCCTGTTGATAGCGAAGACTACGAAGACCTAAGAGCTTCTATTGAAAAATTGCAACTTAACGATGCTTCGCTAACCTTTGAACCCGAATCATCAGTGGCACTAGGATTTGGTTTCCGTTGCGGTTTCTTGGGATTATTACACATGGAAATAGTTCAAGAGCGTTTGGACAGAGAGTTCGACATGGACATTATAAACACCGTACCAAACGTTATGTATAAGGTTATAACCACAAAAGGTGAAGTTTTAGAAGTGCATAATCCTTCCGGCATGCCCGATGTTAGTACAATACATCACGTTGAAGAACCGTACATTCATGCTCAAATAATTACGAAATCGGAGTACCAGGGAAGCATTATGAAACTGTGCTTAGACAAAAGGGGTACAATGAAAAATCAGGTTTACCTTACACAAGACCGCGTTGAACTTACTTTCGATATTCCATTAGGCGAAATTGTATTCGATTTTTATGATAAACTAAAGAGTATATCAAAAGGCTACGCCTCATTTGATTATCATATATCCGACTATAAATTATCAAACCTTATAAAATTAGATATTTTATTGAATGGCGACCCTGTTGACGCACTTAGCACACTTATACATCGCGATAATGCTTACACATTTGGTAGAAGAGTTTGCGAAAAACTTAAAGAGCTGATACCACGTCAACAGTACGAAATTGCTATTCAGGCTGCAATAGGTTCAAAAATAATTGCTCGCGAAACTATTAAGCCACTTAGAAAAGACGTTACTGCTAAATGCTACGGTGGAGATATTTCGAGAAAACGTAAACTTTTGGAAAAACAAAAGAAAGGTAAAAAAAGAATGCGACAAATAGGAAACATTGAAGTCCCGCAAAGCGCCTTTCTAGCAGTTCTTAAATTAGATTAA
- a CDS encoding methylated-DNA--[protein]-cysteine S-methyltransferase, with protein sequence MDTVLSAIYTTLLGEIKISYHDNFIVGVDFVGNNKTESAESLPCALTDETLKQLNEYFEGKRKEFTVPIKLLGTDFQIKVWQVLCKIPYGQTRSYKDIAVQIGNPKAARAVGMANNRNPIAIIVPCHRVITYDGKLGGYAAGVSIKQKLIEVENGCINL encoded by the coding sequence ATGGATACAGTTTTATCAGCTATTTACACAACGCTGTTGGGAGAAATAAAAATATCTTATCATGATAATTTTATTGTTGGAGTTGATTTTGTTGGTAACAACAAAACAGAGTCAGCAGAATCGTTACCCTGCGCTTTGACAGATGAAACCCTTAAGCAACTTAACGAATATTTTGAAGGAAAAAGAAAAGAGTTTACAGTTCCAATAAAATTGCTTGGTACTGATTTTCAGATTAAAGTTTGGCAAGTATTATGCAAAATCCCTTACGGACAAACACGTTCGTACAAAGATATTGCCGTACAGATTGGTAACCCAAAGGCAGCAAGAGCTGTAGGTATGGCTAATAATCGAAATCCTATAGCTATAATTGTTCCTTGTCATAGGGTAATTACTTATGATGGAAAACTTGGTGGTTATGCGGCAGGAGTTAGTATTAAGCAAAAACTAATAGAAGTTGAAAATGGCTGTATAAATTTATAA
- a CDS encoding DUF4271 domain-containing protein: protein MPQGVDNLLYNYDTTQKLNFHPLFPYFDTVQKTTDSTNLVGTNNNYQKYYQEVSGFDNLLKTSDFDHIQTKTTINNDWLVFVILISISIFSVIQTFFNKRIQQMYKVIVKPSHLYQIERDGNLLSEFIQIPLNIIQHLIIPLFIYQTAVYYEIISSQRGLLLYAIFVGVYVLINLTRHLAIHLWGLTFSTKSLSQTHRLLLTIYNQITAILIMPISLCFLIWQNSVFIKTGFLIAAIMLTIRVIRLFYMSFFQARHQLFYIIVYFCTLEIIPILIIIKTIYIHI from the coding sequence ATGCCTCAAGGAGTGGATAATTTGTTGTACAATTACGACACAACACAAAAGTTGAACTTCCACCCTTTGTTTCCATATTTTGATACTGTGCAAAAAACTACCGACAGTACAAATCTTGTCGGTACAAATAATAATTATCAAAAATATTATCAAGAAGTTTCGGGATTCGATAATCTTTTGAAAACCTCCGATTTCGACCATATTCAAACTAAAACCACTATCAATAACGATTGGTTGGTTTTTGTAATTCTGATAAGCATTTCAATTTTTTCTGTAATACAAACTTTTTTCAACAAGCGAATACAACAAATGTACAAGGTTATTGTCAAACCTTCTCATTTGTACCAAATAGAGCGCGATGGAAATTTGCTTTCAGAATTTATTCAAATACCGTTAAACATCATACAACACCTGATAATCCCTCTGTTTATTTATCAAACTGCAGTTTATTACGAGATTATATCTTCGCAACGTGGGCTCCTTCTATATGCAATTTTTGTGGGTGTTTACGTATTGATAAACCTAACACGGCATTTGGCAATTCACCTTTGGGGATTAACATTTTCTACTAAAAGTTTAAGTCAAACTCATCGTTTGCTGCTAACCATATATAATCAAATCACTGCTATATTAATAATGCCAATATCATTGTGTTTTCTTATTTGGCAGAACTCTGTTTTTATAAAAACAGGTTTTTTAATAGCGGCTATCATGTTGACTATTAGAGTTATAAGACTTTTCTACATGAGCTTTTTTCAAGCAAGGCATCAATTATTTTATATAATTGTGTACTTTTGCACACTCGAAATTATACCAATTTTGATAATTATTAAAACAATTTATATACACATATAA